The sequence GCAGGACTTCGTGGACGCCCACAACGCGGCGCGCGCCGACGTGGGCCTTGGGGAGGTGACATGGGACGCTACGGTGGCAGCCTTTGCGCAGGACTACGCGGATCAGCGCCGCGGCGACTGCCAGCTGATCCATACTCCTGATGGCCGGCCGTACGGGGAGAACCTctacggaggcggcggcggcgggaccgaGTGGACGGCGACGGACGCCGTGAATTCGTGGGTGTCGGAGAAGCAGTACTACGACCACGACAGCAACACCTGCTCGGCGCCGGAGGGTGAGTCGTGCGGGCACTACACGCAGGTGGTGTGGCGCGACTCGACGGCCATCGGTTGCGC comes from Triticum aestivum cultivar Chinese Spring unplaced genomic scaffold, IWGSC CS RefSeq v2.1 scaffold204884, whole genome shotgun sequence and encodes:
- the LOC123176978 gene encoding pathogenesis-related protein 1 (The sequence of the model RefSeq protein was modified relative to this genomic sequence to represent the inferred CDS: added 31 bases not found in genome assembly); its protein translation is MEYSPKLAVVVLLALASAMAVTGQNSEQDFVDAHNAARADVGLGEVTWDATVAAFAQDYADQRRGDCQLIHTPDGRPYGENLYGGGGGGTEWTATDAVNSWVSEKQYYDHDSNTCSAPEGESCGHYTQVVWRDSTAIGCARVVCDSGDGVFIICSYNPPGNYEGVSPY